The following proteins are co-located in the Alphaproteobacteria bacterium genome:
- a CDS encoding M23 family metallopeptidase, with translation MNTLPFAALLLAALALALTPPAEAQKAGNYMGQKKGRKGRMKGRQSPPPASQEKVSEDSNPEAVAAFSPMMAKLEQMRARGFMATGLVAVYPENADCPKGTSDFASPTRSDGSRRSRRFYQGLHGGYDIPAAEGTPLLAIADGTVVHIHEGASIGGLALILQHAPADTGLGVWTYTEYKHLRELPDLDIGQRVAMGQKIALAGKTGTQGGHYGAQGFSHLHLTAFFSKLGEFKIRRMLVPVEGQWLDPLALFKKSPPLDSPTLSGLPAAEKRVSIPYKTSDGRIVPAGSRVVWPFVCRSR, from the coding sequence ATGAACACACTGCCCTTCGCCGCCCTCTTGCTTGCCGCTCTGGCGCTGGCCCTGACGCCGCCGGCCGAGGCCCAGAAGGCAGGCAACTATATGGGTCAAAAGAAGGGCCGCAAGGGTCGCATGAAAGGCCGGCAAAGTCCGCCGCCGGCCAGCCAGGAGAAGGTTTCGGAGGATAGCAATCCCGAAGCCGTCGCCGCCTTTTCGCCCATGATGGCGAAGCTTGAGCAGATGCGCGCCCGGGGCTTCATGGCCACTGGCCTGGTGGCGGTCTATCCCGAAAATGCCGACTGCCCAAAGGGCACATCCGACTTCGCCTCGCCGACGCGAAGCGACGGCAGCCGCCGCAGCCGGCGCTTCTACCAGGGCCTGCACGGCGGCTACGACATCCCGGCGGCCGAGGGCACGCCGCTTTTGGCCATCGCCGACGGCACCGTGGTGCACATCCACGAGGGTGCCTCCATCGGCGGCCTGGCGCTGATCCTGCAGCATGCGCCCGCTGACACCGGCCTCGGGGTTTGGACCTACACCGAATACAAGCATTTGCGCGAGTTGCCGGATCTCGACATCGGCCAGCGCGTGGCCATGGGCCAAAAGATCGCGCTGGCCGGCAAGACCGGAACGCAAGGCGGGCATTACGGTGCCCAGGGCTTTTCCCACCTTCACCTGACGGCGTTTTTCAGCAAGCTGGGCGAATTCAAGATCCGCCGCATGCTGGTTCCGGTCGAGGGCCAGTGGCTCGATCCGCTGGCGCTGTTCAAGAAGTCGCCACCGCTCGATTCGCCGACACTCAGCGGCCTGCCGGCGGCCGAGAAGCGGGTTTCCATTCCCTACAAAACCAGCGACGGCCGCATCGTGCCGGCCGGCAGCCGCGTCGTCTGGCCTTTCGTCTGCCGCTCACGTTAG
- a CDS encoding tetratricopeptide repeat protein, with protein MATGPGAIVTLQQLLSIQPGDALAQADLGKLLRLEGEFDSAHAALGRALDLDPGLARAHNEMGNLKGDTGEGDGALAAYQRAVELDPAFDEAHANLLRLAAERGDAGLARASIRRMLEKNPDFAPAHNELGNALSAEGDIEGATVAYHRAIEIDPNFAGAHNNLGNALKEALRFDEALAAYGRALELKPGDATILKNLGIAERCADRPYQAIARYQEALAAAPGDGQLLSLLAAAQMQVGDAQAALASYDGILRGAPDDIEALCNRSAPLLMLGDFAAGYAAQEYRWRSIESRALGQAEWAGEDLAGRGIRVWSEQGLGDVVLFACCLPELAARGPGAWCSRSSPGWWRCSPAPSPASRWWCRAIRRKRLPVAPITRSPSPRCRAGCARTWRPSPRTGNICGPMPAPGLAGSSTWRRWARASRLASCGAAP; from the coding sequence GTGGCGACCGGGCCCGGCGCCATCGTCACCTTGCAACAATTGCTCTCGATCCAACCCGGCGACGCCCTGGCGCAGGCCGACTTGGGCAAGCTGCTGCGCCTTGAGGGCGAGTTTGATTCCGCCCACGCGGCACTCGGGCGCGCCCTCGATCTCGACCCCGGGCTGGCCCGGGCCCACAACGAAATGGGCAACCTCAAGGGCGACACGGGCGAGGGCGACGGCGCCCTCGCCGCCTACCAGCGTGCCGTCGAACTCGACCCCGCCTTCGACGAGGCCCACGCCAACCTGCTGCGCCTGGCGGCCGAAAGGGGCGATGCCGGATTGGCCCGCGCCTCGATCCGGCGCATGCTGGAGAAGAACCCCGATTTCGCTCCGGCCCACAACGAACTCGGCAACGCGCTTTCGGCCGAGGGCGACATCGAGGGCGCCACCGTTGCCTACCACCGCGCCATCGAGATCGACCCGAACTTCGCCGGCGCCCACAACAACCTGGGCAATGCCCTGAAAGAAGCGCTGCGTTTCGACGAGGCGCTGGCCGCTTATGGCCGGGCGCTCGAGCTCAAGCCCGGCGACGCCACCATCCTCAAGAACCTGGGTATTGCAGAACGCTGTGCCGACCGGCCCTACCAGGCCATAGCGCGTTATCAAGAAGCCCTGGCCGCGGCGCCCGGCGACGGACAGCTGCTCTCGCTGCTGGCGGCAGCACAAATGCAGGTGGGCGATGCCCAGGCGGCGCTGGCGAGCTACGACGGCATTTTGAGGGGCGCACCCGACGACATCGAGGCGCTCTGCAACCGTTCGGCACCGCTGCTCATGCTGGGGGACTTCGCCGCCGGCTATGCCGCCCAGGAGTACCGCTGGCGCAGCATCGAAAGCCGGGCGCTGGGCCAGGCTGAATGGGCCGGCGAGGACCTGGCCGGCCGCGGCATCCGGGTATGGAGCGAACAGGGCCTCGGCGACGTCGTGCTGTTCGCCTGCTGCCTGCCCGAGTTGGCGGCCCGGGGGCCGGGCGCGTGGTGCTCGAGGTCGAGCCCCGGCTGGTGGCGCTGTTCGCCCGCTCCTTCCCCGGCCTCGAGGTGGTGGTGCAGAGCGATCCGCCGGAAACGGCTGCCCGTGGCACCGATTACCAGATCGCCATCGCCTCGTTGCCGCGCTGGCTGCGCCCGGACTTGGCGGCCTTCCCCCAGGACCGGGAATATCTGCGGGCCGATGCCGGCGCCCGGGCTCGCTGGCTCGAGCACCTGGCGGCGCTGGGCCCGGGCCTCAAGGTTGGCATCCTGTGGCGCAGCGCCCTGA
- a CDS encoding methyltransferase, whose product MAKAGIDTTRLQRLARAYTESATFFAALDFELFTHVEGGVGSVAELAGAMDVLELDAERLVTACLAMGLLEWRDGRLVNAPDAARFLVKGEARYAEPWMTFTRPGVGDWFRLSEIMAAKREPTVLGMYADLTVEQARAYHSATYSIGMGAGRLFARTVDLAGRKKLLDLGGGSGAYSINAVQSYPGLEAVVLDLPPVVEVTKEYLAENGVSDRVSTLAADFTADDFPAADVVVMASNLPIYDEAVVAQVVAKAFAALEPGGEMHLVGEMVTDDRTGPLDAAMWGLAEALSGGAGKAHTIGQCRGYFEAAGFEEVGDEVFVAGTLQRVFGRKVG is encoded by the coding sequence ATGGCGAAAGCGGGCATCGATACGACGCGGCTGCAACGACTGGCCCGGGCCTATACCGAATCGGCGACTTTCTTCGCGGCGCTCGATTTCGAGCTTTTCACCCACGTCGAAGGCGGCGTGGGCAGCGTCGCCGAATTGGCCGGCGCCATGGACGTGCTGGAACTGGACGCCGAGCGCCTGGTCACCGCCTGCCTGGCAATGGGCCTGCTGGAATGGCGGGACGGGCGCTTGGTCAACGCGCCCGATGCCGCGCGTTTTCTGGTCAAGGGCGAGGCGCGCTACGCCGAACCCTGGATGACCTTCACCCGGCCCGGCGTGGGCGACTGGTTTCGTCTGAGCGAGATCATGGCCGCCAAACGCGAGCCCACGGTACTGGGCATGTACGCCGACTTGACCGTCGAGCAGGCCCGGGCCTACCACTCGGCCACCTATTCCATCGGCATGGGGGCAGGGCGCCTCTTTGCCCGCACCGTCGATCTCGCGGGGCGCAAGAAGCTGCTCGATCTCGGCGGCGGCTCGGGCGCCTACAGCATCAATGCCGTGCAGTCCTACCCGGGCCTCGAGGCGGTGGTCCTCGATTTGCCGCCGGTGGTCGAGGTGACCAAGGAATACCTGGCCGAGAATGGTGTCAGTGACCGCGTTTCGACACTCGCCGCCGACTTCACGGCCGACGATTTCCCCGCCGCCGACGTCGTCGTCATGGCGTCCAATCTCCCCATCTACGACGAGGCCGTGGTGGCCCAGGTGGTGGCCAAGGCCTTTGCGGCGCTGGAGCCCGGCGGCGAGATGCACCTGGTCGGCGAGATGGTCACGGACGACCGCACGGGTCCTTTGGATGCCGCCATGTGGGGCCTCGCCGAAGCCCTCAGCGGCGGCGCCGGTAAGGCGCATACGATTGGTCAGTGCCGTGGTTATTTCGAGGCGGCGGGGTTTGAAGAGGTTGGCGACGAGGTGTTCGTTGCGGGCACGCTGCAGCGGGTTTTTGGGCGCAAGGTGGGGTAG
- a CDS encoding FAD-binding oxidoreductase, protein MSELFDRLKGAVGAAGFVAGEDVGPRYFSDAAGHQGARPSLVLRPASTTEVSAILALCQATGQPLVPQGGMTGLVGAGLPAEGEVALSLERLNAIEEIDSESGTMTVGAGAVLQTIQEAALAKGFSFPLDLGARGSCTIGGNLATNAGGNRVIRYGVARELVLGLEAVLADGSVVGDLNKLIKNNTGYDLRQLFIGSEGTLGVITRVTLRLYPKPASQTVALCGLDDFAQVIRFLRHMQNAFSGGISAFEVMWQSYFSEALKVTGQRPPFADPHPFYALTEVLGGSPERDREAFEYALASAFDSGLINDAVVAKSLAEVVELWQLRDASSEVTRNLAPVLGYDVSIPASRMVAFAEVLTASIDELHPGNKTVIFGHVGDGNLHITTTAGASDPEQSDAVNNLVFKLTAANQGSISAEHGIGILKRPYLSYSRSEADITLMRTLKTALDPKGILSPGRIFEI, encoded by the coding sequence GTGTCAGAGCTTTTCGATCGCCTCAAGGGTGCCGTCGGAGCGGCCGGGTTCGTTGCCGGCGAGGACGTCGGCCCGCGCTATTTCAGCGACGCCGCCGGCCACCAGGGCGCGCGCCCCAGCCTGGTGCTGCGCCCCGCCTCGACGACCGAGGTCTCGGCAATCCTGGCGCTGTGCCAGGCCACCGGCCAACCCCTGGTGCCCCAGGGCGGCATGACCGGACTGGTGGGTGCCGGCCTGCCGGCCGAAGGCGAGGTGGCGCTGTCGCTAGAACGCCTGAATGCCATCGAGGAGATCGACAGCGAATCGGGCACCATGACGGTGGGCGCCGGAGCGGTGCTGCAGACCATCCAAGAGGCGGCCCTGGCCAAGGGTTTCAGCTTTCCCCTCGATCTCGGCGCCCGCGGCTCCTGCACCATCGGCGGCAACCTCGCCACCAATGCCGGCGGCAACCGGGTCATCCGCTACGGCGTGGCGCGCGAGCTGGTGCTGGGGCTGGAGGCCGTGCTGGCCGACGGCAGCGTCGTCGGCGACCTCAACAAACTGATCAAGAACAACACCGGCTATGACCTGCGCCAGCTTTTCATCGGCTCCGAAGGGACGCTCGGCGTCATCACCCGGGTGACGCTCAGGCTCTACCCCAAGCCGGCCAGCCAGACCGTGGCGCTTTGCGGGCTCGACGACTTTGCCCAGGTGATCCGCTTCCTGCGCCACATGCAGAACGCCTTCAGCGGCGGCATCAGCGCTTTCGAAGTGATGTGGCAGAGCTATTTCAGCGAAGCCCTGAAAGTCACCGGGCAGCGCCCACCGTTTGCCGATCCCCACCCCTTCTATGCCCTGACCGAGGTGTTGGGCGGCTCACCCGAACGCGACCGTGAGGCCTTCGAATATGCCCTCGCCTCGGCCTTTGACAGCGGCCTGATCAACGATGCCGTGGTTGCCAAATCGTTGGCCGAAGTGGTTGAGCTTTGGCAGCTCCGTGATGCCAGCTCCGAGGTCACGCGAAACCTTGCGCCGGTGCTGGGCTACGACGTCAGCATACCTGCGAGCCGCATGGTGGCCTTCGCCGAGGTCTTGACAGCCAGCATCGACGAGCTTCACCCGGGCAACAAAACCGTGATCTTCGGCCACGTCGGCGACGGCAACCTGCACATCACGACAACCGCCGGAGCCTCGGACCCCGAACAGTCCGATGCCGTCAACAACCTGGTCTTCAAACTCACGGCAGCCAACCAGGGCTCGATCTCGGCCGAACACGGCATCGGCATACTCAAACGCCCCTACCTTTCCTACAGCCGCTCCGAGGCCGACATCACCCTGATGCGCACCCTGAAGACCGCCCTGGACCCAAAGGGCATCCTCAGTCCGGGGCGAATTTTTGAGATTTAA
- a CDS encoding enoyl-CoA hydratase — protein MSDLVRSDENGIATLTMNRPQVRNALSMEMRQDLDRQLMAIEHDPSIRCVVMRGEGEHFMAGGDVKSFMDYARMPADERRTMFLARIHELHTIMFTIQRMSQPIIASVRGAAAGAGVSFALMCDMVIASEDAFFTLAYSAIGTSPDGSSTYFLPRAVGTKKAMEIALLGDRFTAQEALEMGLINRVVATDDLIDETAKLAARLAQGPTRAYGNTKRLIRNSFDRSLEAQLQAEAEGFADSAMADDWVEGVTAFNEKRKPEFKGS, from the coding sequence ATGAGCGATCTAGTGCGCAGCGACGAAAACGGCATCGCCACCCTGACCATGAACCGCCCCCAGGTGCGCAACGCCTTGAGCATGGAGATGCGCCAGGACCTCGACCGCCAATTGATGGCCATCGAGCACGATCCCAGCATCCGCTGTGTGGTGATGCGCGGCGAGGGCGAGCACTTCATGGCCGGCGGCGACGTCAAGAGCTTCATGGATTACGCCCGCATGCCGGCCGACGAGCGCCGCACCATGTTCCTGGCCCGGATACATGAGCTGCACACCATCATGTTCACCATCCAGCGCATGAGCCAGCCCATCATCGCCAGCGTGCGCGGCGCCGCGGCCGGGGCCGGCGTCTCCTTCGCGCTCATGTGCGACATGGTGATCGCCAGCGAGGACGCTTTCTTCACGCTGGCCTACAGCGCCATCGGCACCAGCCCCGATGGCTCCTCCACCTACTTCCTGCCGCGTGCCGTGGGCACCAAGAAGGCCATGGAAATCGCCCTCTTGGGCGACCGCTTCACGGCCCAGGAGGCGCTGGAGATGGGGCTGATCAACCGCGTCGTGGCCACCGACGACCTGATCGACGAGACCGCCAAGCTGGCCGCCCGCCTGGCCCAGGGCCCGACCCGGGCCTATGGCAACACCAAGCGCCTGATCCGCAATTCCTTCGACCGCTCGCTGGAGGCCCAACTGCAGGCCGAGGCCGAAGGTTTCGCCGACAGCGCCATGGCCGACGACTGGGTCGAAGGCGTCACGGCCTTCAACGAAAAACGCAAACCCGAATTCAAGGGTTCATGA
- a CDS encoding SDR family oxidoreductase, with protein sequence MSDDTPDHYQALTAAELAALPTSFHDDLFAGQVVLISGGAGGIGLATCVLFGRLGATIVSCGRTAEKMAGLEAALGELGIECFTQAMTIREADQVDDLIAATFERYGRLDVLINNAGGQFAAPALDISPKGWRAVVDTNLTGAWLMMQAAAREWAERDQAASIVNMVTVPGMCSTGIPHTVASRAGEIAVSRSLAVEWGPLGIRVNCVAIGIIASPGLVNYPPTARPSFDHNPMRRLGTVHDIAEASAYLSSPSASFVNGIVLTVDGGADVWGEYWPLGRPDYFDVDYGGARP encoded by the coding sequence ATGTCCGACGACACCCCCGACCATTACCAAGCCCTGACGGCGGCCGAACTGGCGGCGCTGCCCACCTCCTTTCACGATGATCTCTTCGCCGGCCAGGTGGTGCTGATCTCCGGCGGTGCCGGCGGCATCGGCCTGGCTACTTGCGTGCTCTTTGGGCGCTTGGGCGCGACCATCGTTTCCTGCGGCCGCACGGCCGAGAAGATGGCCGGGCTGGAGGCGGCGCTGGGCGAGTTGGGCATCGAATGCTTCACCCAGGCCATGACGATCCGCGAGGCCGATCAGGTGGACGACTTGATCGCGGCCACCTTCGAGCGCTATGGCCGTCTCGACGTGCTGATCAACAACGCCGGCGGCCAGTTCGCGGCCCCGGCGCTGGACATCAGCCCCAAGGGATGGCGGGCCGTGGTCGACACCAACCTGACCGGGGCTTGGCTGATGATGCAGGCGGCGGCGCGAGAGTGGGCCGAGCGCGACCAAGCCGCATCGATCGTCAACATGGTGACGGTGCCCGGCATGTGCAGCACCGGCATTCCCCACACCGTGGCCTCGCGGGCCGGCGAGATCGCGGTCAGCCGTTCCCTGGCCGTCGAATGGGGGCCGCTGGGCATCCGCGTCAACTGCGTCGCCATCGGCATCATCGCCAGCCCCGGCCTGGTCAATTATCCCCCGACCGCCAGGCCCAGCTTCGACCACAATCCCATGCGCCGGCTGGGCACGGTGCATGACATCGCCGAGGCCAGCGCCTATCTCTCGTCGCCCTCGGCCTCGTTCGTCAACGGCATCGTGTTGACCGTCGACGGCGGCGCCGACGTCTGGGGCGAGTACTGGCCGCTGGGCCGGCCGGACTATTTCGACGTCGATTACGGAGGCGCAAGGCCATGA
- a CDS encoding SDR family oxidoreductase, whose protein sequence is MSEEFRKPLSPEELAALPTVYRDDLFAGQVVLVTGGAGGIGLATSILFGRLGATIVSCSRTAEKMQGLEETLGELGIACFTRPLSIRDPEAVADFTHEVFERFGRLDVLVNNAGGQFAAPALDISPNGWQSVVDLNLNGTWYMMQAAAKGWVEHEEAGNIVNVVAIPRMCMPGIVHSMAARAGQIQATRSLSVEWGPHGIRVNAVAVGAVASPGLANYPEEALPSMVHNPQRRIGSVQDIAEACVYLAGPSGNFVNGAVLNVDGGAENFGEFWPLGRPDYFRFDY, encoded by the coding sequence ATGAGCGAGGAATTTCGCAAACCTCTATCGCCCGAGGAACTGGCGGCACTGCCCACGGTCTACCGCGACGATCTTTTCGCCGGCCAGGTGGTGCTGGTGACCGGCGGTGCCGGCGGCATCGGCCTGGCGACAAGCATCCTGTTCGGGCGCCTCGGCGCCACCATCGTTTCCTGCAGCCGTACGGCGGAGAAGATGCAGGGGCTGGAAGAAACCCTGGGTGAGCTGGGTATCGCCTGCTTCACCCGGCCCCTGTCGATCCGCGATCCGGAGGCCGTGGCCGATTTCACCCATGAGGTCTTCGAGCGCTTCGGCCGGCTCGACGTGCTGGTCAACAACGCCGGTGGCCAGTTCGCGGCGCCGGCACTCGACATCAGCCCGAACGGCTGGCAGTCGGTGGTCGACCTCAATCTCAACGGCACCTGGTACATGATGCAGGCGGCGGCCAAGGGCTGGGTCGAGCACGAAGAGGCCGGCAACATCGTCAACGTGGTCGCCATACCGCGCATGTGCATGCCCGGCATCGTGCACTCCATGGCGGCACGGGCTGGCCAAATACAGGCCACCCGGTCGCTCAGCGTCGAATGGGGACCGCACGGCATTCGCGTCAACGCCGTGGCGGTGGGTGCCGTGGCCAGTCCGGGCCTGGCCAACTATCCCGAAGAAGCGTTGCCCAGCATGGTGCACAATCCCCAGCGCCGTATCGGCTCGGTGCAGGATATTGCCGAGGCCTGCGTCTACCTGGCCGGACCTTCCGGCAACTTCGTCAACGGCGCCGTGCTCAACGTCGACGGCGGGGCCGAAAATTTCGGCGAGTTCTGGCCGCTGGGGCGGCCTGACTATTTTCGTTTCGACTATTAA
- a CDS encoding tetratricopeptide repeat protein, translating to MTAASQDLSESTAVNRAERRRQLKAQKKAAKRGGASAAAALYDEGNRLWALGRLADAEAAYRQAIAARPEFPEALSNLGSVLQSTGRLGEADAVFRQALALMPGNPLILTNLGVVSEGGGRRDEAIACFRQAIAAEAGHLPAYRNLVAVQAESGDRARRHRHLATIALDPTRRRPGAGRLGQAAAP from the coding sequence ATGACGGCCGCCTCCCAGGATCTTTCGGAATCCACCGCCGTGAACCGCGCCGAACGCCGCCGCCAGCTCAAAGCCCAGAAGAAGGCCGCCAAACGGGGTGGCGCCAGCGCTGCCGCGGCGCTTTACGACGAGGGCAACCGGCTCTGGGCGCTGGGCCGCCTGGCCGACGCGGAAGCCGCCTACCGCCAGGCCATCGCGGCCCGTCCGGAATTTCCCGAGGCGCTGAGCAACCTGGGCAGCGTGCTGCAGAGCACCGGCCGGCTCGGCGAGGCCGATGCGGTCTTCCGCCAGGCCCTGGCGCTGATGCCCGGCAACCCGCTGATCCTGACGAATTTGGGGGTGGTGTCGGAGGGCGGCGGCCGGAGGGACGAAGCCATCGCCTGCTTCCGCCAGGCCATCGCCGCCGAGGCCGGCCACCTGCCGGCCTACCGCAACCTGGTTGCGGTGCAGGCCGAAAGTGGCGACCGGGCCCGGCGCCATCGTCACCTTGCAACAATTGCTCTCGATCCAACCCGGCGACGCCCTGGCGCAGGCCGACTTGGGCAAGCTGCTGCGCCTTGA
- a CDS encoding tetratricopeptide repeat protein, translated as MAVVDKRVKKALGRHRRGDVAGAVKLLARVLADNPDDFDGNNLLGAFYAELGELDQAERHLERIRARAASGAVGVVATAQVLTNLGNVWRLRGDIERAADFFGQALEASPGLPQPRYNRVRIWEDTGRNLEAEAEYRRILAAKADFLPARHGLARTLQQLGRHEEAIAEYDRLLPQAKGALAEVAVFARAALAGETVPRPPASYVGELFDNYAGYFEAHVVERLEYSAPRQLRASYPDDARFANALDLGCGTGLAGAAFGDLCGRLIGIDLAPRMIAEAGRREIYHHLECADIVSFLRRARERFDLFLATDVFTYVGDLEEVFAAVAGAAEPVGAELAFSVEEFAGPGFELRPSCRYGHSQAYVAELAGRHAMTIAESRAIDLRHESQGWIPGRLYRLAIPA; from the coding sequence ATGGCGGTTGTCGACAAGCGGGTGAAGAAGGCGCTGGGGCGTCATCGCCGGGGGGACGTGGCGGGAGCGGTCAAGCTGCTGGCCCGGGTGCTGGCCGACAACCCGGACGATTTCGACGGCAACAATCTTTTGGGCGCCTTCTATGCCGAGCTTGGCGAGCTGGACCAGGCGGAGCGCCACCTCGAACGGATTCGTGCCCGGGCCGCAAGTGGGGCCGTTGGGGTGGTGGCAACGGCTCAGGTGCTGACCAACCTGGGAAACGTCTGGCGTCTGCGGGGCGACATCGAGAGGGCCGCGGATTTCTTCGGCCAGGCCCTCGAAGCGTCGCCCGGCTTGCCCCAGCCGCGTTACAACCGGGTCCGGATCTGGGAGGACACGGGCCGGAACCTCGAAGCCGAGGCAGAATACCGGCGCATCCTGGCCGCCAAGGCCGACTTCCTGCCGGCCCGCCACGGTTTGGCGCGGACCCTGCAGCAGCTCGGCCGCCACGAAGAAGCGATCGCCGAGTACGATCGGCTGCTGCCGCAAGCCAAGGGCGCGCTGGCCGAGGTTGCGGTTTTCGCCCGGGCGGCACTGGCCGGTGAGACCGTGCCCCGGCCGCCGGCCAGCTACGTGGGCGAGCTTTTCGACAACTACGCCGGCTATTTCGAGGCGCACGTCGTCGAGCGCCTGGAATACAGCGCGCCGCGGCAATTGCGCGCCTCTTACCCCGACGACGCCCGCTTCGCCAATGCCCTCGACCTGGGCTGCGGCACGGGCCTGGCGGGGGCGGCTTTCGGCGATCTCTGTGGACGGCTGATCGGCATCGACCTGGCCCCCCGGATGATCGCCGAGGCCGGCCGGCGGGAGATCTACCATCACCTGGAATGTGCCGACATCGTTTCCTTTTTGCGCCGCGCCAGGGAACGTTTCGATCTTTTCTTGGCCACCGACGTGTTCACCTACGTGGGCGACCTGGAAGAGGTTTTCGCCGCCGTGGCCGGGGCCGCCGAGCCGGTGGGAGCGGAACTTGCCTTCAGCGTCGAAGAGTTCGCCGGCCCTGGCTTCGAGCTGCGCCCGAGCTGCCGTTACGGCCATTCCCAGGCCTATGTCGCCGAACTCGCCGGGCGCCACGCCATGACGATCGCGGAAAGCCGGGCCATCGACCTGCGCCACGAAAGCCAGGGCTGGATTCCCGGCCGCCTCTACCGCCTGGCCATTCCGGCGTAG